The following proteins come from a genomic window of Daphnia carinata strain CSIRO-1 chromosome 8, CSIRO_AGI_Dcar_HiC_V3, whole genome shotgun sequence:
- the LOC130704130 gene encoding LOW QUALITY PROTEIN: protein tipE-like (The sequence of the model RefSeq protein was modified relative to this genomic sequence to represent the inferred CDS: inserted 1 base in 1 codon), producing the protein MDMAGIGISRVLHSLPLCVDWQKYSPVDMADFSGTEVVSGAGVTSPCSSPHHHLLSPSIPSRMSLLSPAVSQSQHTLSASHEGSVMSGRAPRLPPNGSFRKTGPSANKPQTEVVSTTVPTLDPVHRQKIMQLRLQAAKASMKRQSSLRRENIHRLAFWLLRTTLWLAGIFSLTVLIIAFPLAVDPALESIWRTFGSKPVICLTTDIQIHHSRNPDGSVKGNDACTWTSCRQGCTGELFRCVQLFANISRLPWEVLESANTSRWIRLDTPEMELASRLKRSTNWAVSWATQNKHLFNKSSSXNRSDNPLFELQRDHSRRQYVQLMDELRSQQLVDERNNTDLPSLFEAVNVRLMVNVRGCGYTVDCAEFHRTAGVIGSLIPCHLSSRGDVTVAVIDHNPEQDRNIILFLFTVPASIFCSSVFLLCCIHYQCCRPQLAGLIADRSSAEYSVARLIINSGIQFRPSSSEEAQTTVAPVEETGNSAVATQQLDHQPT; encoded by the exons ATGGACATGGCTGGAATTGGTATTAGCAGAGTACTACACTCTCTACCGTTGTGTGTCGACTGGCAGAAATATAGCCCAGTTGACATGGCCGACTTCAGCGGGACGGAAGTGGTGAGCGGCGCAGGAGTAACATCACCGTGTTCATCACCACATCATCACCTTCTTTCTCCTAGTATTCCTTCGAGGATGTCGTTATTATCACCAGCCGTGTCACAATCTCAACATACACTTTCCGCTTCTCACGAAGGATCGGTCATGTCCGGAAGAGCTCCACGATTGCCGCCGAACGGCAGTTTCCGCAAAACAGGTCCATCGGCGAATAAGCCGCAAACAGAAGTGGTTTCGACAACCGTTCCTACGCTCGATCCCGTCCATCGCCAAAAGATCATGCAACTCCGCCTTCAAGCGGCAAAAGCATCGATGAAAAGACAGAGCTCTCTACGGC GAGAGAACATTCATCGGCTCGCGTTCTGGCTATTGAGGACGACATTGTGGCTAGCCGGAATCTTCAGCTTGACTGTACTCATTATCGCTTTCCCGCTGGCTGTCGATCCGGCCTTGGAATCCATTTGGAGGACGTTTGGTTCCAAACCAGTCATCTGTCTCACTACTGACATACAGATTCATCATTCAAGGAATCCCGATGGTTCAGTTAAAGGCAACGATGCTTGCACGTGGACGTCATGTCGTCAAGGATGTacag GTGAGCTTTTTAGATGCGTTCAGCTCTTTGCTAATATTAGCAGATTGCCGTGGGAGGTACTTGAATCGGCCAACACGAGCCGCTGGATTCGATTGGATACACCTGAAATGGAGCTGGCCAGTCGGTTGAAAAGATCTACCAACTGGGCCGTCAGCTGGGCAACTCAAAATAAACATCTTTTCAACAAAAGTTCAT CCAATCGATCGGACAATCCGCTGTTTGAATTGCAGCGTGACCATTCACGACGTCAGTACGTTCAGCTGATGGATGAACTTAGAAGCCAGCAGCTCGTTGATGAAAGAAACAACACCGATCTGCCGTCCTTGTTTGAAGCTGTCAATGTCCGTCTTATGGTCAACGTTCGCGGTTGCGGTTACACGGTCGACTGCGCCGAGTTTCATCGAACTGCTGGCGTCATTGGATCGTTGATACCTTGCCACTTGAGCAGCCGCGGTGATGTGACAGTGGCCGTCATAGACCACAACCCGGAACAGGATCGaaatattattctttttctgtttaccGTACCAGCCAGTATTTTTTGCTCGTCCGTCTTCCTCCTTTGCTGTATCCATTACCAGTGTTGCCGTCCTCAACTCGCAGGTCTCATTGCCGACCGTTCGTCCGCCGAATATTCAGTTGCTCGACTCATCATCAACAGTGGCATTCAATTTCGGCCGAGTAGCAGCGAAGAAGCACAGACCAC GGTGGCGCCAGTGGAGGAGACGGGTAACTCGGCAGTAGCTACCCAGCAACTGGATCATCAGCCCACATAA
- the LOC130704128 gene encoding mitogen-activated protein kinase kinase kinase kinase 3-like isoform X2: protein MSGSASPGISRRNPQDEYELVQRIGSGTYGDVYKAKRLATSEWAAIKVIKLEPGDDFTIIQQEILMMKDCQHPNIVAYYGSYLRRDKLWICMEYCGGGSLQDIYHISGALSESQIAVMCKETLQGLAYLHSRGKMHRDVKGANILLTDNGDVKLADFGVSAQITATLGKRRSFIGTPYWMAPEVAAVERKGGYDQQCDIWAVGITAIELAELQPPMFDLHPMRALFLMSKSGFKPPVLKEKAKWSADFHNFVKVALTKNPKKRPPAVRLLQHSFLQGNHLNRRLAMELLQQVQSPHTPLRSDSLTEADEDLAIGAAPQRIASKRTKSELFKDDVVLDPSGASASGSPAEEPWPNSNGAAHHYDVASAWMDNDAANEELHRGLATASPPLDPYSSQATLPMSSSREITSVELEDKTATLTLDGAEEADQWLRDNGVLPLDSGPSAAAIVSSEVDPSIPARPPRRRERKKSTPPSPKLTSNGLPPTPKVHMGACFSKVFNGCPLGIHGTATWIHPGTRDQHILIAAEEGLYTLNLNQLHDAYVHLLYPRRTIWMVVVKDVLMTLSGKTPHLYRHELIALFSQAHARHGNRFPLDRLLVPRRLSPSQRVPETRNCLRACVGKNPYNGYRYLCAATPNGIFLMQWYDPLNKFMLLKHYECRLPHPLTEFEMLMSPDMEYPLLCVGVRRGYSSDLRLNVVRLTATEAFLDDGSVPEDIDGLATVLPNREAMDVVCVTPLDKESILVAHDSIVQVVDMQGQATKTRSMKSSAPIKFSFRIEAVVCLSDSILAFHRHGMQGRSLRDGTVTQEITDQSRIYRLLGSDKVVVLSSRSIYQDGNTSTDEGVNLHVLTGHEATY, encoded by the exons ATGAGTGGATCAGCATCGCCAGGCATTAGTCGGAGGAATCCTCAAGATGAATATGAACTGGTTCAGCGGATAG GTAGCGGCACATATGGTGATGTCTATAAA GCTAAAAGATTGGCGACAAGTGAATGGGCTGCTATCAAAGTAATTAAGCTAGAGCCAG GGGATGATTTTACTATCATTCAACAAGAAATTTTGATGATGAAAGACTGCCAGCACCCCAATATTGTAGCTTACTATGGGAGCTACTTACGGAGAGATAAATTGTGGATCTGCATGGAGTATTGTGGTGGTGGATCACTGCAAGATATCTACCACA TATCAGGCGCATTATCGGAAAGCCAAATTGCTGTAATGTGCAAAGAAACATTACAGGGATTAGCTTATCTCCATTCCCGGGGGAAAATGCACAGAGATGTTAAG ggggcCAATATCCTTTTAACGGATAATGGTGATGTAAAATTAGCTGACTTTGGGGTCTCCGCTCAAATCACTGCAACTTTGGGGAAGCGTAGGTCCTTTATTGGGACACCGTATTGGATGGCGCCGGAG GTGGCGGCCGTCGAGAGAAAGGGTGGCTATGATCAACAGTGTGACATTTGGGCTGTGGGTATTACTGCCATTGAATTAGCAGAATTGCAGCCACCCATGTTCGATTTGCATCCAATGAGGGCTCTTTTCCTCATGTCCAAAAGTGGTTTCAAGCCGCCTGTTCTAAAAGAGAAAGCCAAATGGTCTGCAGACTTCCATAACTTTGTTAAAGTTGCATTAACGAAGAATCCTAAAAAGCGACCACCAGCAGTTCGCCTCTTACAACATTCGTTTCTTCAAG GAAACCATTTGAACCGTCGGTTGGCCATGGAATTATTACAACAGGTACAAAGCCCACACACTCCCCTGCGTTCGGATAGCTTGACCGAGGCTGATGAAGACTTGGCCATTGGCGCAGCTCCGCAACGCATTGCGTCCAAACGAACGAAATCGGAATTATTTA AAGATGACGTAGTACTCGATCCCTCTGGCGCTTCCGCATCCGGTTCGCCGGCCGAAGAGCCGTGGCCCAATTCCAATGGAGCAGCCCACCATTATGATGTCGCATCAGCCTGGATGGACAATGACGCCGCAAATGAAGAACTGCACAG AGGCTTGGCAACAGCTAGTCCTCCGTTGGATCCCTACTCGTCACA agCAACATTGCCCATGTCTTCTTCGCGTGAAATAACCTCGGTTGAATTGGAAGATAAAACGGCCACGTTAACATTGGACGGCGCCGAAGAAGCGGATCAATGGCTACGAGACAATG GAGTCCTTCCATTAGACAGCGGCCCAAGTGCAGCCGCTATTGTTTCATCGGAAGTGGATCCATCTATTCCAGCACGCCCACCAAGAAGGCGAGAACGTAAAAAGAGTACACCACCATCGCCGAAATTAACGAGCAACGGTCTTCCACCCACTCCCAAAGTGCACATGGGCGCTTGCTTTTCGAAAGTATTTAACGGCTGCCCTCTTGGTATTCATGGAACGGCAACATGGATCCACCCAGGAACGCGTGACCAGCACATTCTTATTGCTGCCGAGGAGGGTCTTTACACACTCAATCTTAATCAGCTACACGATGCCTACGTTCACCTGCTCTACCCCCGTCGTACAATTTGGATGGTTGTCGTTAAAG ATGTCTTGATGACCTTATCGGGGAAGACGCCGCATCTGTATCGGCATGAATTAATTGCGCTATTTAGTCAAGCTCATGCTCGACATGGAAATCGCTTCCCTCTTGATCGCTTGCTAGTCCCTCGTCGCTTGTCGCCGTCTCAACGTGTTCCCGAAACGAGAAACTGTCTTCGGGCATGCGTTGGTAAAAATCCGTATAACGGATATCGCTACCTTTGCGCCGCAACGCCAAATGGCATCTTTTTGATGCAGTGGTACGATCCGCTGAACAAATTTATGCTTCTTAAG CACTATGAATGCCGATTACCCCATCCACTGACggaatttgaaatgttgatGAGCCCCGATATGGAATATCCG CTTCTGTGTGTTGGGGTGCGAAGAGGATATTCGTCTGATTTACGTCTTAACGTTGTACGCTTGACAGCAACCGAAGCCTTCCTAGACGATGGCAGTGTACCCGAAGATATTGATG GTCTAGCCACCGTCTTGCCAAATCGAGAGGCAATGGATGTAGTCTGCGTGACGCCATTGGATAAAGAGTCTATTCTAGTAGCACACGACTCAATCGTCCAAGTGGTAGATATGCAAGGTCAAGCCACAAAAACACGTTCGATGAAAAGTAGTGCCCCAATCAAATTTAGCTTTCGCATCGAAGCTGTTG TTTGCTTGTCAGACAGTATTCTGGCTTTCCATCGCCACGGGATGCAGGGACGTTCACTCCGCGATGGAACAGTCACGCAAGAGATTACCGATCAGTCAAGAATATATCGGCTTCTTGGATCAGACAA GGTTGTTGTACTCTCAAGTCGCTCAATCTATCAAGACGGAAATACGTCTACCGATGAAGGAGTAAATTTACATGTATTAACCGGTCACGAAGCCACTTATTGA
- the LOC130704128 gene encoding mitogen-activated protein kinase kinase kinase kinase 5-like isoform X1, whose product MSGSASPGISRRNPQDEYELVQRIGSGTYGDVYKAKRLATSEWAAIKVIKLEPGDDFTIIQQEILMMKDCQHPNIVAYYGSYLRRDKLWICMEYCGGGSLQDIYHISGALSESQIAVMCKETLQGLAYLHSRGKMHRDVKGANILLTDNGDVKLADFGVSAQITATLGKRRSFIGTPYWMAPEVAAVERKGGYDQQCDIWAVGITAIELAELQPPMFDLHPMRALFLMSKSGFKPPVLKEKAKWSADFHNFVKVALTKNPKKRPPAVRLLQHSFLQGNHLNRRLAMELLQQVQSPHTPLRSDSLTEADEDLAIGAAPQRIASKRTKSELFKDDVVLDPSGASASGSPAEEPWPNSNGAAHHYDVASAWMDNDAANEELHRTLLQNIEEELKSRGLATASPPLDPYSSQATLPMSSSREITSVELEDKTATLTLDGAEEADQWLRDNGVLPLDSGPSAAAIVSSEVDPSIPARPPRRRERKKSTPPSPKLTSNGLPPTPKVHMGACFSKVFNGCPLGIHGTATWIHPGTRDQHILIAAEEGLYTLNLNQLHDAYVHLLYPRRTIWMVVVKDVLMTLSGKTPHLYRHELIALFSQAHARHGNRFPLDRLLVPRRLSPSQRVPETRNCLRACVGKNPYNGYRYLCAATPNGIFLMQWYDPLNKFMLLKHYECRLPHPLTEFEMLMSPDMEYPLLCVGVRRGYSSDLRLNVVRLTATEAFLDDGSVPEDIDGLATVLPNREAMDVVCVTPLDKESILVAHDSIVQVVDMQGQATKTRSMKSSAPIKFSFRIEAVVCLSDSILAFHRHGMQGRSLRDGTVTQEITDQSRIYRLLGSDKVVVLSSRSIYQDGNTSTDEGVNLHVLTGHEATY is encoded by the exons ATGAGTGGATCAGCATCGCCAGGCATTAGTCGGAGGAATCCTCAAGATGAATATGAACTGGTTCAGCGGATAG GTAGCGGCACATATGGTGATGTCTATAAA GCTAAAAGATTGGCGACAAGTGAATGGGCTGCTATCAAAGTAATTAAGCTAGAGCCAG GGGATGATTTTACTATCATTCAACAAGAAATTTTGATGATGAAAGACTGCCAGCACCCCAATATTGTAGCTTACTATGGGAGCTACTTACGGAGAGATAAATTGTGGATCTGCATGGAGTATTGTGGTGGTGGATCACTGCAAGATATCTACCACA TATCAGGCGCATTATCGGAAAGCCAAATTGCTGTAATGTGCAAAGAAACATTACAGGGATTAGCTTATCTCCATTCCCGGGGGAAAATGCACAGAGATGTTAAG ggggcCAATATCCTTTTAACGGATAATGGTGATGTAAAATTAGCTGACTTTGGGGTCTCCGCTCAAATCACTGCAACTTTGGGGAAGCGTAGGTCCTTTATTGGGACACCGTATTGGATGGCGCCGGAG GTGGCGGCCGTCGAGAGAAAGGGTGGCTATGATCAACAGTGTGACATTTGGGCTGTGGGTATTACTGCCATTGAATTAGCAGAATTGCAGCCACCCATGTTCGATTTGCATCCAATGAGGGCTCTTTTCCTCATGTCCAAAAGTGGTTTCAAGCCGCCTGTTCTAAAAGAGAAAGCCAAATGGTCTGCAGACTTCCATAACTTTGTTAAAGTTGCATTAACGAAGAATCCTAAAAAGCGACCACCAGCAGTTCGCCTCTTACAACATTCGTTTCTTCAAG GAAACCATTTGAACCGTCGGTTGGCCATGGAATTATTACAACAGGTACAAAGCCCACACACTCCCCTGCGTTCGGATAGCTTGACCGAGGCTGATGAAGACTTGGCCATTGGCGCAGCTCCGCAACGCATTGCGTCCAAACGAACGAAATCGGAATTATTTA AAGATGACGTAGTACTCGATCCCTCTGGCGCTTCCGCATCCGGTTCGCCGGCCGAAGAGCCGTGGCCCAATTCCAATGGAGCAGCCCACCATTATGATGTCGCATCAGCCTGGATGGACAATGACGCCGCAAATGAAGAACTGCACAG GACATTATTGCAGAACATTGAGGAGGAGCTCAAGTCAAG AGGCTTGGCAACAGCTAGTCCTCCGTTGGATCCCTACTCGTCACA agCAACATTGCCCATGTCTTCTTCGCGTGAAATAACCTCGGTTGAATTGGAAGATAAAACGGCCACGTTAACATTGGACGGCGCCGAAGAAGCGGATCAATGGCTACGAGACAATG GAGTCCTTCCATTAGACAGCGGCCCAAGTGCAGCCGCTATTGTTTCATCGGAAGTGGATCCATCTATTCCAGCACGCCCACCAAGAAGGCGAGAACGTAAAAAGAGTACACCACCATCGCCGAAATTAACGAGCAACGGTCTTCCACCCACTCCCAAAGTGCACATGGGCGCTTGCTTTTCGAAAGTATTTAACGGCTGCCCTCTTGGTATTCATGGAACGGCAACATGGATCCACCCAGGAACGCGTGACCAGCACATTCTTATTGCTGCCGAGGAGGGTCTTTACACACTCAATCTTAATCAGCTACACGATGCCTACGTTCACCTGCTCTACCCCCGTCGTACAATTTGGATGGTTGTCGTTAAAG ATGTCTTGATGACCTTATCGGGGAAGACGCCGCATCTGTATCGGCATGAATTAATTGCGCTATTTAGTCAAGCTCATGCTCGACATGGAAATCGCTTCCCTCTTGATCGCTTGCTAGTCCCTCGTCGCTTGTCGCCGTCTCAACGTGTTCCCGAAACGAGAAACTGTCTTCGGGCATGCGTTGGTAAAAATCCGTATAACGGATATCGCTACCTTTGCGCCGCAACGCCAAATGGCATCTTTTTGATGCAGTGGTACGATCCGCTGAACAAATTTATGCTTCTTAAG CACTATGAATGCCGATTACCCCATCCACTGACggaatttgaaatgttgatGAGCCCCGATATGGAATATCCG CTTCTGTGTGTTGGGGTGCGAAGAGGATATTCGTCTGATTTACGTCTTAACGTTGTACGCTTGACAGCAACCGAAGCCTTCCTAGACGATGGCAGTGTACCCGAAGATATTGATG GTCTAGCCACCGTCTTGCCAAATCGAGAGGCAATGGATGTAGTCTGCGTGACGCCATTGGATAAAGAGTCTATTCTAGTAGCACACGACTCAATCGTCCAAGTGGTAGATATGCAAGGTCAAGCCACAAAAACACGTTCGATGAAAAGTAGTGCCCCAATCAAATTTAGCTTTCGCATCGAAGCTGTTG TTTGCTTGTCAGACAGTATTCTGGCTTTCCATCGCCACGGGATGCAGGGACGTTCACTCCGCGATGGAACAGTCACGCAAGAGATTACCGATCAGTCAAGAATATATCGGCTTCTTGGATCAGACAA GGTTGTTGTACTCTCAAGTCGCTCAATCTATCAAGACGGAAATACGTCTACCGATGAAGGAGTAAATTTACATGTATTAACCGGTCACGAAGCCACTTATTGA
- the LOC130704128 gene encoding mitogen-activated protein kinase kinase kinase kinase 5-like isoform X3, translating to MSGSASPGISRRNPQDEYELVQRIGSGTYGDVYKAKRLATSEWAAIKVIKLEPGDDFTIIQQEILMMKDCQHPNIVAYYGSYLRRDKLWICMEYCGGGSLQDIYHISGALSESQIAVMCKETLQGLAYLHSRGKMHRDVKGANILLTDNGDVKLADFGVSAQITATLGKRRSFIGTPYWMAPEVAAVERKGGYDQQCDIWAVGITAIELAELQPPMFDLHPMRALFLMSKSGFKPPVLKEKAKWSADFHNFVKVALTKNPKKRPPAVRLLQHSFLQGNHLNRRLAMELLQQVQSPHTPLRSDSLTEADEDLAIGAAPQRIASKRTKSELFKDDVVLDPSGASASGSPAEEPWPNSNGAAHHYDVASAWMDNDAANEELHRATLPMSSSREITSVELEDKTATLTLDGAEEADQWLRDNGVLPLDSGPSAAAIVSSEVDPSIPARPPRRRERKKSTPPSPKLTSNGLPPTPKVHMGACFSKVFNGCPLGIHGTATWIHPGTRDQHILIAAEEGLYTLNLNQLHDAYVHLLYPRRTIWMVVVKDVLMTLSGKTPHLYRHELIALFSQAHARHGNRFPLDRLLVPRRLSPSQRVPETRNCLRACVGKNPYNGYRYLCAATPNGIFLMQWYDPLNKFMLLKHYECRLPHPLTEFEMLMSPDMEYPLLCVGVRRGYSSDLRLNVVRLTATEAFLDDGSVPEDIDGLATVLPNREAMDVVCVTPLDKESILVAHDSIVQVVDMQGQATKTRSMKSSAPIKFSFRIEAVVCLSDSILAFHRHGMQGRSLRDGTVTQEITDQSRIYRLLGSDKVVVLSSRSIYQDGNTSTDEGVNLHVLTGHEATY from the exons ATGAGTGGATCAGCATCGCCAGGCATTAGTCGGAGGAATCCTCAAGATGAATATGAACTGGTTCAGCGGATAG GTAGCGGCACATATGGTGATGTCTATAAA GCTAAAAGATTGGCGACAAGTGAATGGGCTGCTATCAAAGTAATTAAGCTAGAGCCAG GGGATGATTTTACTATCATTCAACAAGAAATTTTGATGATGAAAGACTGCCAGCACCCCAATATTGTAGCTTACTATGGGAGCTACTTACGGAGAGATAAATTGTGGATCTGCATGGAGTATTGTGGTGGTGGATCACTGCAAGATATCTACCACA TATCAGGCGCATTATCGGAAAGCCAAATTGCTGTAATGTGCAAAGAAACATTACAGGGATTAGCTTATCTCCATTCCCGGGGGAAAATGCACAGAGATGTTAAG ggggcCAATATCCTTTTAACGGATAATGGTGATGTAAAATTAGCTGACTTTGGGGTCTCCGCTCAAATCACTGCAACTTTGGGGAAGCGTAGGTCCTTTATTGGGACACCGTATTGGATGGCGCCGGAG GTGGCGGCCGTCGAGAGAAAGGGTGGCTATGATCAACAGTGTGACATTTGGGCTGTGGGTATTACTGCCATTGAATTAGCAGAATTGCAGCCACCCATGTTCGATTTGCATCCAATGAGGGCTCTTTTCCTCATGTCCAAAAGTGGTTTCAAGCCGCCTGTTCTAAAAGAGAAAGCCAAATGGTCTGCAGACTTCCATAACTTTGTTAAAGTTGCATTAACGAAGAATCCTAAAAAGCGACCACCAGCAGTTCGCCTCTTACAACATTCGTTTCTTCAAG GAAACCATTTGAACCGTCGGTTGGCCATGGAATTATTACAACAGGTACAAAGCCCACACACTCCCCTGCGTTCGGATAGCTTGACCGAGGCTGATGAAGACTTGGCCATTGGCGCAGCTCCGCAACGCATTGCGTCCAAACGAACGAAATCGGAATTATTTA AAGATGACGTAGTACTCGATCCCTCTGGCGCTTCCGCATCCGGTTCGCCGGCCGAAGAGCCGTGGCCCAATTCCAATGGAGCAGCCCACCATTATGATGTCGCATCAGCCTGGATGGACAATGACGCCGCAAATGAAGAACTGCACAG agCAACATTGCCCATGTCTTCTTCGCGTGAAATAACCTCGGTTGAATTGGAAGATAAAACGGCCACGTTAACATTGGACGGCGCCGAAGAAGCGGATCAATGGCTACGAGACAATG GAGTCCTTCCATTAGACAGCGGCCCAAGTGCAGCCGCTATTGTTTCATCGGAAGTGGATCCATCTATTCCAGCACGCCCACCAAGAAGGCGAGAACGTAAAAAGAGTACACCACCATCGCCGAAATTAACGAGCAACGGTCTTCCACCCACTCCCAAAGTGCACATGGGCGCTTGCTTTTCGAAAGTATTTAACGGCTGCCCTCTTGGTATTCATGGAACGGCAACATGGATCCACCCAGGAACGCGTGACCAGCACATTCTTATTGCTGCCGAGGAGGGTCTTTACACACTCAATCTTAATCAGCTACACGATGCCTACGTTCACCTGCTCTACCCCCGTCGTACAATTTGGATGGTTGTCGTTAAAG ATGTCTTGATGACCTTATCGGGGAAGACGCCGCATCTGTATCGGCATGAATTAATTGCGCTATTTAGTCAAGCTCATGCTCGACATGGAAATCGCTTCCCTCTTGATCGCTTGCTAGTCCCTCGTCGCTTGTCGCCGTCTCAACGTGTTCCCGAAACGAGAAACTGTCTTCGGGCATGCGTTGGTAAAAATCCGTATAACGGATATCGCTACCTTTGCGCCGCAACGCCAAATGGCATCTTTTTGATGCAGTGGTACGATCCGCTGAACAAATTTATGCTTCTTAAG CACTATGAATGCCGATTACCCCATCCACTGACggaatttgaaatgttgatGAGCCCCGATATGGAATATCCG CTTCTGTGTGTTGGGGTGCGAAGAGGATATTCGTCTGATTTACGTCTTAACGTTGTACGCTTGACAGCAACCGAAGCCTTCCTAGACGATGGCAGTGTACCCGAAGATATTGATG GTCTAGCCACCGTCTTGCCAAATCGAGAGGCAATGGATGTAGTCTGCGTGACGCCATTGGATAAAGAGTCTATTCTAGTAGCACACGACTCAATCGTCCAAGTGGTAGATATGCAAGGTCAAGCCACAAAAACACGTTCGATGAAAAGTAGTGCCCCAATCAAATTTAGCTTTCGCATCGAAGCTGTTG TTTGCTTGTCAGACAGTATTCTGGCTTTCCATCGCCACGGGATGCAGGGACGTTCACTCCGCGATGGAACAGTCACGCAAGAGATTACCGATCAGTCAAGAATATATCGGCTTCTTGGATCAGACAA GGTTGTTGTACTCTCAAGTCGCTCAATCTATCAAGACGGAAATACGTCTACCGATGAAGGAGTAAATTTACATGTATTAACCGGTCACGAAGCCACTTATTGA